The following coding sequences lie in one Nitrospirota bacterium genomic window:
- a CDS encoding Ig-like domain-containing protein: MARVAVIGRRALMAVVWAVGVSFVAVDMTWAADGSVAIVSPKPNEVVGSDVTVTWTQEKAGRADHVHVFVDRGQMKPVKTGTSTVIKGLPKGTHEITVQAYSSDHEPLDAKASVTVKVE, encoded by the coding sequence GTGGCGAGAGTCGCTGTGATCGGTCGTCGCGCGTTGATGGCGGTGGTTTGGGCCGTTGGGGTGTCGTTCGTTGCCGTCGACATGACGTGGGCAGCGGACGGGAGCGTGGCCATCGTCTCCCCCAAACCGAACGAGGTGGTGGGGAGCGACGTGACGGTCACGTGGACGCAAGAGAAAGCCGGTCGGGCGGATCATGTCCACGTCTTTGTGGATCGCGGGCAAATGAAACCGGTGAAAACAGGGACGTCGACGGTTATCAAGGGGTTGCCAAAGGGAACACACGAGATCACGGTCCAGGCGTACAGCAGCGACCATGAGCCGCTCGATGCCAAGGCGTCGGTCACCGTGAAGGTCGAGTAG
- a CDS encoding c-type cytochrome, translated as MGKSTGVVIAGVIGLAFAAGVATAAEKDIKMSRVPAAELQKAKDMKNPLKPTPDVLAKGKAIFEGKGTCFTCHGNTGKGDGPAGAALDPSPRNFTNPEFNKVRTPGEMFWVVKNGSPGTGMISYNPAMINDQEAWEVITYVRSLGGEK; from the coding sequence ATGGGTAAGAGCACAGGTGTGGTGATTGCGGGAGTGATCGGGTTAGCTTTCGCAGCCGGCGTGGCCACGGCGGCTGAGAAGGACATCAAGATGTCCCGCGTGCCGGCTGCCGAGTTGCAGAAGGCGAAGGACATGAAGAATCCGCTCAAACCGACGCCGGATGTCCTTGCAAAAGGCAAGGCCATCTTCGAGGGCAAGGGAACGTGCTTTACCTGCCATGGCAACACGGGGAAGGGTGATGGCCCTGCCGGAGCCGCGCTTGATCCGTCTCCGCGCAACTTCACCAACCCGGAGTTCAACAAGGTCCGCACGCCCGGTGAGATGTTCTGGGTGGTGAAGAACGGCAGCCCAGGGACTGGGATGATTTCGTACAACCCTGCCATGATCAACGATCAAGAGGCGTGGGAGGTAATTACCTACGTTCGCTCGCTCGGTGGCGAGAAATAA
- a CDS encoding c-type cytochrome: protein MWWVVSVGALCVLVLLPATLTAAERDPLQARVPKQEMEAAKAMTNPFPATPENIAKGDGLYHGKGTCFVCHGQTGVGDGSAAVGLDPSPRNFTNAAFHRARTDGELMWVLKNGSAGTAMVPLVGSVIDEEEAWLILLYERSLAQSGS from the coding sequence ATGTGGTGGGTGGTGTCGGTCGGTGCTCTTTGTGTGCTGGTGCTCCTTCCCGCGACGCTGACGGCGGCTGAACGCGATCCTCTTCAAGCCCGCGTTCCGAAGCAGGAGATGGAAGCCGCCAAGGCGATGACCAATCCGTTTCCGGCCACTCCGGAGAATATTGCCAAGGGCGACGGGCTGTATCACGGGAAGGGTACCTGTTTCGTGTGCCACGGTCAGACCGGGGTGGGCGACGGCTCCGCGGCTGTGGGCCTGGATCCCTCGCCGAGAAATTTTACGAACGCGGCGTTTCACCGCGCGCGTACCGACGGAGAGTTGATGTGGGTCTTGAAGAACGGGAGCGCGGGAACGGCCATGGTTCCGCTGGTCGGCAGCGTCATCGATGAAGAGGAGGCGTGGCTCATTTTGCTCTACGAACGAAGCTTGGCGCAATCGGGGTCGTGA
- the sthA gene encoding Si-specific NAD(P)(+) transhydrogenase has translation MNNPSEQHYDLVVIGAGPAGQKGAVQAAKLKKTVAIVERESSPGGICLYTGTLPSKTLRATVLLYQGFRKRTFRGISCSMSPEATLADLMYHKDSVIDHERLIISDQLSRNSVRVIHGQARLLDSHRVEVSGAQSAPTVLHGAFILIATGTRPTHPPYIDAVVPPIYDSDTILQIKRIPRTLTVLGGGIIGCEYACMFGALGTRVTLVDRRKTLLQFMDDEIVAALCFQMRNMGMTLALGEEIDAVEVTGPDTVVTRLQSGTAITSEAVLSAAGRTACVEGIGLENVGVSLKNGNLIRVNESFQTAVPHIYAAGDVIGFPSLASTSMDQGRIAVCHMFNHATLSFSDLLPYGVYTIPEISVVGKTEQQLTEQSVPYETGVARFREIARGQILGETEGLLKLIFDRDTRELLGVHVIGEGATELVHIGQAVIAHGGKIDYFVNTVFNYPTLAEAYKVAALNGINKLH, from the coding sequence ATGAACAACCCGAGCGAGCAACACTACGACCTGGTCGTCATCGGCGCCGGCCCGGCCGGTCAGAAGGGCGCGGTCCAGGCGGCCAAGCTCAAGAAGACCGTGGCCATCGTCGAAAGAGAATCCTCCCCCGGAGGGATCTGTCTTTATACCGGGACGCTCCCCAGCAAGACCTTGCGCGCGACCGTGCTGCTCTATCAGGGATTCCGGAAACGCACCTTCCGCGGCATCTCTTGCAGCATGAGCCCTGAGGCCACCCTGGCCGATTTGATGTATCACAAAGACAGCGTTATCGATCACGAGCGTCTGATTATCTCCGACCAACTCTCCCGCAACTCGGTCCGGGTGATCCATGGTCAGGCCAGGCTCCTTGACTCCCATCGGGTGGAGGTATCCGGCGCTCAGAGCGCACCCACGGTCCTGCACGGCGCCTTCATCTTGATCGCGACGGGTACGCGACCGACCCACCCACCCTACATTGACGCGGTCGTTCCACCGATCTATGACAGCGATACGATCCTGCAAATCAAACGGATCCCACGCACGCTGACCGTGTTGGGGGGCGGAATCATCGGATGCGAATACGCGTGTATGTTCGGCGCACTCGGCACCAGGGTAACGCTGGTGGACCGCCGCAAGACGCTCCTGCAGTTCATGGACGACGAGATCGTCGCCGCGTTGTGTTTCCAGATGCGGAACATGGGCATGACGCTCGCACTCGGGGAAGAGATTGACGCCGTTGAGGTCACCGGCCCCGATACCGTCGTCACCAGGCTGCAAAGTGGAACGGCGATCACAAGCGAGGCCGTCCTGAGCGCCGCGGGCCGCACCGCGTGTGTGGAGGGTATCGGTCTCGAGAACGTCGGCGTGTCGTTGAAGAACGGCAACCTGATCAGAGTGAATGAATCGTTTCAAACCGCTGTTCCGCACATCTACGCCGCGGGTGATGTCATCGGGTTCCCGAGCCTCGCCTCGACGTCCATGGACCAGGGCCGGATTGCGGTGTGCCACATGTTCAACCACGCAACCCTGTCGTTCTCCGATCTGTTGCCATACGGCGTCTATACGATTCCGGAGATCTCGGTCGTGGGAAAGACGGAGCAACAGCTCACGGAACAGTCGGTGCCTTATGAAACCGGCGTCGCCCGTTTTCGCGAAATCGCGCGAGGACAAATCCTAGGAGAGACCGAAGGACTCCTGAAGCTGATCTTTGACCGGGATACACGGGAGCTCTTGGGCGTCCATGTAATCGGTGAGGGCGCGACCGAACTCGTACACATCGGTCAAGCCGTCATCGCGCACGGGGGGAAGATCGACTACTTTGTGAACACTGTCTTTAACTATCCGACGCTCGCCGAAGCGTACAAGGTCGCGGCGCTCAACGGCATCAACAAACTCCACTGA